One genomic segment of Danio rerio strain Tuebingen ecotype United States chromosome 11, GRCz12tu, whole genome shotgun sequence includes these proteins:
- the si:dkey-23f9.9 gene encoding E3 ubiquitin-protein ligase RBBP6-like isoform X1 translates to MSCVHYRFQSRLTHDSLQFEGLNITVGELKRQIMRRERLKFCQLKISKAQTDEEYTDDDALIPKNTSVIIRRVPAAGLKSSNRRFVGHQAGPSAKSSQTGDSSLLSLEQLLKTENLAEAKASEEDKLKAVMYQSSLCYYSSSEAMTLLGLLPPNYVCFHCGIPGHHIRHCPSKGGSSSAPHKRIRRSTGIPRSFLLEVDDPNRKGVMMDGSGKYVIPIIDAEAYAAEKKKRPSFSCQTKPLSSSSSAGAASSVQDARGKRSRSPSSPEMHGDQKRPRH, encoded by the exons atgtcttgtgttcattaCAGGTTTCAGAGTCGACTCACccacgactcgctccagtttgagggCCTCAACATCACTGTGggagagctgaagcggcagatcatgaggcgcgagaggctgaagttctgccagctgaagatcagcaaagcCCAAACTGATGAAG aatacacagatgatgatgctctcatccccaaaaacacgtcggtcatcatcagacgggtcCCTGCGGCTGGACTGAAGTCCtccaacagaagatttgttgg acatcaagctggaccatCAGCCAAATCTTCTCAAACAGGTGattcttcactcctctcactggagcagctgttgaag actgagaatctggctgaggcaaaggcatcagaggaggacaagctaaaagcggtgatgtaccagtccagtctgtgctactactccagcag TGAGGCCATGACACTGCTTGGGCTTCTTCCACCCAACTATGTCTGCTTTCACTGTGGGATCccaggacaccacattaggcactgcccctctAAAGGG ggcagcagctctgctccgcacaagcgcatcaggaggagcacagggattccacgcagcttcctgttggaggtggacgacccaaaccgaaagggagtcatgatggaCGGCAGCGGcaaatacgtcattcccatcatagatgC tgaggcctatgctgctgagaagaaaaagaggccgtccttctcctgccagaccaagCCGCtgtcctcctcttcctcagctgGTGCAGCATCTTCAGTCCAGGACGCCAGAGGGAAAcgttcccgctccccatcttcaccagagatgcacggcgaccagaagagaccacgtcactGA
- the si:dkey-23f9.9 gene encoding E3 ubiquitin-protein ligase RBBP6-like isoform X2: protein MSCVHYRFQSRLTHDSLQFEGLNITVGELKRQIMRRERLKFCQLKISKAQTDEEYTDDDALIPKNTSVIIRRVPAAGLKSSNRRFVGHQAGPSAKSSQTGDSSLLSLEQLLKTENLAEAKASEEDKLKAVMYQSSLCYYSSRAAALLRTSASGGAQGFHAASCWRWTTQTERES, encoded by the exons atgtcttgtgttcattaCAGGTTTCAGAGTCGACTCACccacgactcgctccagtttgagggCCTCAACATCACTGTGggagagctgaagcggcagatcatgaggcgcgagaggctgaagttctgccagctgaagatcagcaaagcCCAAACTGATGAAG aatacacagatgatgatgctctcatccccaaaaacacgtcggtcatcatcagacgggtcCCTGCGGCTGGACTGAAGTCCtccaacagaagatttgttgg acatcaagctggaccatCAGCCAAATCTTCTCAAACAGGTGattcttcactcctctcactggagcagctgttgaag actgagaatctggctgaggcaaaggcatcagaggaggacaagctaaaagcggtgatgtaccagtccagtctgtgctactactccagcag ggcagcagctctgctccgcacaagcgcatcaggaggagcacagggattccacgcagcttcctgttggaggtggacgacccaaaccgaaagggagtcatga